Proteins encoded by one window of Monoglobus pectinilyticus:
- the queE gene encoding putative 7-carboxy-7-deazaguanine synthase QueE, with amino-acid sequence MNHDSQAFKVCEKFVSINGEGIKAGQLSVFVRFKGCNLDCSYCDTKWANEKDADFESMSTDEIVKYVVETSVQNVTLTGGEPLIQPGISGLIKNLKENDLNVEIETNGAVNLKPFCSDETRPDCFTMDYKLPSSGMEDSMLTDNFFYLKDSDCVKFVAGSENDLEKALKIIHEYDLTNRCHVYISPVFGSIEPVRIVEFMIENVLNNVNLQIQMHKVIWNPEERGV; translated from the coding sequence ATGAATCATGACAGCCAGGCGTTTAAAGTATGCGAGAAGTTTGTAAGTATAAACGGTGAGGGAATTAAAGCCGGACAGCTTTCTGTTTTTGTAAGGTTTAAGGGCTGCAATCTTGACTGTTCGTATTGTGATACTAAGTGGGCAAATGAAAAAGACGCGGATTTTGAGTCTATGTCTACAGACGAGATAGTTAAGTATGTTGTTGAAACCTCTGTACAGAACGTTACATTGACAGGCGGCGAGCCTCTTATACAGCCCGGTATATCCGGGCTGATAAAAAACTTGAAGGAAAACGATCTTAATGTTGAGATTGAAACAAACGGCGCGGTTAACTTGAAGCCGTTTTGTTCTGACGAAACGCGTCCCGATTGTTTTACAATGGATTATAAACTCCCCTCGAGCGGTATGGAAGACAGTATGCTGACTGATAATTTTTTTTATTTGAAAGACAGTGACTGTGTTAAGTTTGTGGCCGGTTCTGAAAATGATTTAGAAAAAGCTCTCAAAATTATACATGAATATGATTTGACAAACCGCTGTCATGTTTATATCAGTCCTGTATTTGGGAGTATAGAACCTGTCAGGATTGTTGAGTTTATGATAGAAAATGTTTTAAATAATGTAAATTTGCAGATTCAGATGCATAAGGTTATCTGGAATCCGGAAGAAAGGGGAGTATAA
- the folE gene encoding GTP cyclohydrolase I FolE, with amino-acid sequence MAENKKIDTKAIEEHIRGILTALGDDPNREGLADTPKRVAKMYAEVFDGMNYTNHEIAQMFNKTFEDDPDSYHNSNDIVVVKNIEVFSFCEHHMALMYDMNVSVAYIPNGRVIGLSKIARIADMVAKRLQLQERIGSDIAEIMQEITGSDDVAVIIEASHSCMTARGIQKPSAKTRTRTMRGKFESDTSLVTQLMGE; translated from the coding sequence TTGGCTGAGAATAAGAAAATTGACACAAAAGCCATTGAGGAGCATATCAGAGGAATTTTGACGGCTTTGGGAGACGACCCAAACCGTGAAGGTCTTGCTGATACTCCAAAGCGTGTGGCTAAAATGTATGCCGAAGTTTTTGACGGTATGAATTATACTAACCATGAGATAGCACAGATGTTTAATAAAACATTTGAGGATGATCCGGATTCATATCATAACTCAAACGATATTGTTGTGGTTAAAAATATTGAGGTTTTTAGTTTTTGCGAGCATCATATGGCGCTTATGTATGACATGAATGTGTCGGTGGCGTATATTCCAAACGGCAGAGTTATAGGTCTGAGCAAAATAGCCAGGATAGCTGATATGGTGGCAAAAAGACTGCAGCTGCAGGAGCGTATAGGTTCTGATATCGCTGAAATTATGCAGGAGATTACAGGCAGTGACGATGTGGCTGTAATAATTGAAGCCAGCCATAGCTGTATGACAGCGCGCGGAATTCAAAAGCCTTCGGCAAAAACCAGAACACGTACTATGAGAGGAAAGTTTGAGAGTGACACGAGTTTAGTCACTCAGCTTATGGGAGAGTAG
- the queC gene encoding 7-cyano-7-deazaguanine synthase QueC, with amino-acid sequence MDNKKALVLFSGGVDSTTALAMAVKKYGADKTAALSISYGQKHSKEIEAARKIADYYGTELLELDLSKMFEYSSCSLLKQNEDADIPKESYEEQLKDTDGEPVSTYVPFRNGLFLASAASIALSLEAEIIYYGAHSDDAAGSAYPDCSKVFNDAMNTAIYEGSGHKIKILAPFVEWNKKQVVAEGVKLGVPYEMTWSCYEGGDEPCGECGTCRDRREAFLANGLDIK; translated from the coding sequence ATGGATAACAAAAAAGCTTTGGTGCTTTTCAGCGGAGGGGTTGACAGCACTACAGCGCTTGCAATGGCTGTGAAAAAGTATGGCGCTGATAAGACTGCGGCGCTTTCTATTTCGTATGGGCAAAAGCATTCAAAAGAAATAGAAGCGGCGCGTAAAATTGCCGATTATTATGGTACAGAATTACTAGAGCTGGACCTTTCAAAAATGTTTGAATACAGCAGCTGTTCGCTTCTAAAGCAGAATGAGGATGCTGATATTCCTAAAGAAAGTTACGAAGAACAGCTGAAAGATACTGACGGCGAGCCGGTATCAACATATGTACCGTTTAGAAACGGTCTTTTTTTAGCGTCTGCTGCAAGCATAGCGCTATCGCTGGAGGCTGAGATAATTTATTATGGAGCGCATAGCGACGACGCGGCGGGAAGCGCTTATCCGGACTGCAGTAAAGTGTTTAATGACGCTATGAATACTGCAATATATGAAGGCAGCGGACATAAAATAAAGATATTGGCGCCTTTTGTGGAATGGAATAAGAAGCAAGTTGTTGCTGAGGGCGTGAAATTGGGAGTGCCGTACGAAATGACGTGGAGCTGTTACGAGGGCGGAGATGAGCCGTGCGGTGAGTGCGGAACCTGCCGTGACAGAAGAGAAGCATTTTTGGCTAACGGTCTTGATATAAAATAG
- the queF gene encoding preQ(1) synthase: protein MQREQEGLTLLGNQKTVYKADYAPEVLETFENKHRDNDYWVRFNCPEFTSLCPITGQPDFAEIIISYVPDVRMVESKSLKLYLFSFRNHGDFHEDCVNKIMKDLIELMDPKYIEVFGRFTPRGGISIHPYANYGRPGTKWEQVAFERLTHREIV from the coding sequence ATTCAAAGAGAGCAGGAAGGTTTGACTTTGCTGGGAAATCAGAAAACGGTATATAAAGCAGATTATGCTCCTGAGGTTCTTGAAACATTCGAGAACAAGCATAGAGATAATGATTATTGGGTAAGATTCAACTGCCCCGAGTTTACTTCGCTTTGCCCTATAACAGGTCAGCCGGATTTTGCGGAAATTATTATTTCCTATGTTCCTGATGTAAGAATGGTTGAAAGCAAGTCTCTTAAATTATATTTGTTTAGTTTTCGTAACCACGGTGATTTTCATGAGGACTGCGTTAACAAAATAATGAAGGATTTGATTGAGCTGATGGACCCTAAATATATAGAAGTATTTGGCAGGTTCACGCCGAGAGGCGGAATCTCAATTCATCCATATGCAAACTACGGTAGACCCGGAACAAAATGGGAACAAGTGGCTTTTGAACGGCTTACACACAGAGAAATAGTATAA
- a CDS encoding xylulokinase — MDTVETKNFIESGQAILGIEFGSTRIKAVLINRNHIPIASGAHDWENRLENGIWTYTLDDIWSGVQKCYADMCDDVYKKYGAKVENLSAIGISAMMHGYMAFDKNDELLVPFRTWRNTITADAASRLTELFNFNIPQRWSIAHLYRAILNGEEHVNSINYLTTLAGYVHFALTGERVIGIGDASGIFPVNSETKDYNSDMINSFDKVISEYNFSWKLSDILPKVLVAGEEAGVLTEKGAGMLDPTGALKPGARFCPPEGDAGTGMTATNSVAKRTGNVSAGTSVFAMVVLEKELSKVYSEIDLVTTPSGETVGMIHCNNCTSDINAWVNMFKEFLTAMGFNADMSMLYKTFFEAALKGEPDCGGLLAYNYFSGEHITGFEEGRPILARTPESKFSFNNFARVCLYSALATLKIGLDIMLNGEGVKLEKMLGHGGFFKTPEVGQRIMGAAIDVPVTVMSTAGEGGAWGIALLAAYVIERKDNESLDMYLDEKVFGTDAGTTIEPREEDVLGFNKFIDRYKKGISIEKTAVESLN; from the coding sequence ATGGATACTGTAGAAACAAAAAATTTTATTGAATCCGGGCAGGCGATTCTTGGAATTGAGTTTGGTTCGACAAGAATAAAAGCAGTTCTGATTAACCGTAATCATATACCAATCGCTTCAGGCGCACATGACTGGGAAAACAGATTGGAAAATGGAATTTGGACGTATACTCTTGATGATATTTGGTCCGGGGTTCAGAAATGCTATGCTGATATGTGTGATGATGTTTATAAAAAATATGGCGCGAAGGTTGAAAATCTTTCTGCTATAGGTATAAGCGCCATGATGCACGGGTATATGGCGTTTGATAAAAATGATGAACTTTTGGTGCCATTCCGTACCTGGAGAAACACTATCACCGCTGATGCGGCAAGCCGTTTGACAGAACTGTTTAATTTCAATATTCCCCAAAGATGGAGTATTGCTCATTTGTATCGGGCGATTCTTAATGGAGAGGAACATGTAAATAGTATAAACTACCTCACAACCCTGGCCGGTTATGTTCACTTTGCGCTGACAGGTGAACGTGTTATTGGTATCGGAGACGCATCGGGAATTTTCCCTGTTAATTCTGAAACTAAGGATTATAATTCAGACATGATTAATAGTTTTGATAAAGTGATTTCTGAATATAATTTTAGCTGGAAGCTGTCAGATATTTTGCCTAAAGTATTGGTTGCCGGTGAAGAGGCTGGAGTATTGACCGAAAAGGGAGCCGGAATGCTTGACCCGACAGGTGCTCTGAAACCCGGAGCTCGATTCTGTCCGCCGGAGGGTGACGCAGGAACCGGGATGACTGCGACAAACAGTGTTGCGAAACGTACCGGAAATGTTTCCGCAGGAACATCTGTGTTTGCGATGGTTGTTCTTGAGAAAGAATTGTCTAAAGTATATTCTGAAATTGACCTTGTTACAACCCCGTCAGGCGAGACGGTCGGTATGATTCACTGCAATAACTGCACTTCTGATATAAACGCCTGGGTAAATATGTTTAAAGAGTTTTTGACGGCTATGGGATTTAATGCAGATATGTCCATGCTTTATAAAACGTTCTTTGAGGCGGCTTTAAAGGGAGAGCCGGATTGCGGCGGACTGCTTGCGTATAACTATTTTTCGGGCGAGCATATAACAGGATTTGAAGAGGGTAGACCTATTCTTGCCAGAACTCCTGAAAGTAAATTCAGTTTTAACAATTTTGCTCGGGTTTGTTTATATTCTGCGTTAGCTACATTAAAAATTGGATTGGATATAATGCTGAACGGAGAGGGCGTGAAGCTTGAAAAAATGCTTGGTCATGGCGGATTCTTTAAAACTCCTGAGGTAGGACAGAGAATTATGGGTGCTGCGATTGATGTGCCTGTAACAGTAATGTCGACAGCGGGAGAAGGAGGAGCATGGGGGATAGCTTTGCTTGCAGCGTATGTAATAGAGAGAAAAGATAACGAAAGTCTTGATATGTACTTGGATGAAAAGGTATTCGGGACAGATGCCGGCACTACCATTGAACCACGAGAAGAAGATGTTTTAGGGTTTAATAAATTTATTGACCGATATAAAAAAGGTATATCTATTGAGAAAACAGCAGTTGAAAGTTTAAATTAA
- a CDS encoding replication-associated recombination protein A, translating into MLNNKPLADRLRPTTLDEVVGQQHILGKNRILRNIIESGNIPNMIFYGLSGTGKTTVANIAAKSSNKALYRLNATNASVSDIKNIVRESDGLFGQNGILLYLDEIQNFNKKQQQSLLEYTENGKITLIASTTENPYFYIYNAILSRSTVFEFKPLTPDDISVALERGLEKIQTDDFPDTKIICEDGVMRHLAEKAGGDVRKALNSLELAVMYTPPDSEGNLKITMELAEQCTQKKSFKFDKKGDSQYDVMSALQKSIRGSDPDAAVHYLARLVEADDIQSICRRLMVIACEDIGLAYPQAITIVKACVDSALMLGFPEARIPLAEAAVLLATAPKSNSAYMAINNAIRDIETIDTGSIPRQLQNKHYDGEGNAEKGQNYLYPHDYPNHYVVQQYLPDNIKDKKYYEYANNKNEQAAKEYWDKIKKNAK; encoded by the coding sequence ATGCTTAATAATAAACCGTTAGCGGACAGACTCAGACCCACAACCTTAGACGAGGTTGTGGGTCAGCAGCATATACTGGGAAAAAACCGCATACTCAGAAATATTATTGAGAGCGGAAATATCCCCAACATGATATTTTACGGACTGTCCGGCACAGGCAAGACTACAGTTGCCAATATAGCCGCTAAATCATCAAATAAGGCGCTGTATCGCCTTAACGCAACAAACGCGTCCGTGTCGGATATAAAAAATATTGTTAGAGAGAGCGACGGGCTGTTTGGACAGAACGGAATACTTTTGTATCTTGATGAGATACAGAACTTTAATAAAAAACAACAGCAATCTTTGCTTGAATACACCGAAAACGGAAAAATCACCTTGATAGCCAGCACAACCGAAAATCCTTATTTCTATATTTATAACGCGATACTCAGCCGCTCTACAGTGTTTGAGTTTAAGCCTTTGACCCCTGATGATATTTCTGTGGCTTTAGAACGCGGGCTTGAAAAAATTCAAACCGATGATTTCCCGGATACAAAAATAATATGCGAAGACGGCGTTATGCGTCACCTAGCCGAAAAAGCCGGCGGAGATGTTCGCAAAGCGCTGAACTCTCTGGAGCTGGCGGTTATGTATACGCCTCCCGACAGCGAGGGCAACCTGAAAATAACCATGGAGCTGGCTGAACAGTGCACTCAAAAAAAGTCATTTAAGTTTGACAAAAAAGGCGACAGTCAATATGATGTCATGAGCGCACTGCAAAAATCTATCAGAGGAAGCGACCCTGACGCAGCGGTACACTATCTCGCGCGGCTGGTTGAGGCCGATGATATCCAGTCGATTTGCCGCCGTCTTATGGTTATAGCCTGTGAAGACATAGGACTGGCCTATCCGCAGGCGATTACGATTGTAAAGGCTTGTGTAGACAGCGCGCTCATGCTGGGCTTTCCTGAGGCAAGAATTCCTTTGGCAGAAGCCGCTGTACTGCTGGCGACCGCCCCCAAATCCAACTCGGCCTATATGGCAATCAACAACGCTATTCGTGATATAGAAACAATAGACACCGGCTCAATACCAAGACAGCTGCAAAACAAGCATTATGACGGTGAGGGGAATGCTGAAAAGGGACAGAATTATCTGTATCCGCATGATTATCCAAACCATTATGTTGTTCAGCAGTATTTACCTGACAATATAAAAGATAAAAAGTATTATGAATACGCAAATAATAAAAACGAACAGGCCGCAAAAGAATATTGGGACAAAATTAAAAAGAATGCAAAATAA